In Quadrisphaera sp. DSM 44207, one DNA window encodes the following:
- the sdhA gene encoding succinate dehydrogenase flavoprotein subunit, with protein sequence MHTHHYDVVIVGAGGAGMRAALEAGQRTRTAVLTKLYPTRSHTGAAQGGMCAALANVEEDNWEWHTFDTVKGGDYLVDQDAAEVMCKEAIDAVLDLEKMGLPFNRTPEGRIDQRRFGGHTRNHGEAAVRRSCYAADRTGHMILQTLYQQCVKHEVEFFNEFYVLDLLLTDVDGVRTTAGVVAYELATGDVHVFRATSVVLATGGAGKVYKTTSNAHTLTGDGMGIAYRRGLPLEDMEFFQFHPTGLAGLGILLSEAARGEGGILRNGDGERFMERYAPTIKDLAPRDIVARSMANEVREGRGAGPDKDYVLLDLTHLEPAHIDAKLPDITEFARTYLGVEPYTDPVPVYPTAHYAMGGVPTTVTAEVLADNETVVPGLYAAGEVACVSVHGSNRLGTNSLLDINVFGKRAGVAAADHALRSTTPELPEAPEALVVDMVEGMRSSTGSERVSVLRRELQETMDLNAQVFRTEVTLKQALADVQGLRERYARVSVQDKGRRYNTDLLEAIELGFLLELAEVIVAGALERKESRGGHFREDHPHRDDVNHMRHTMAYRTVDAGGREGVRLDTKPVVTTRYQPMERKY encoded by the coding sequence CTGCACACCCACCACTACGACGTGGTCATCGTCGGCGCTGGCGGCGCCGGCATGCGCGCGGCCCTGGAGGCCGGCCAGCGCACGCGCACCGCGGTGCTGACGAAGCTGTACCCCACCCGCTCCCACACCGGCGCGGCGCAGGGCGGCATGTGCGCCGCCCTCGCCAACGTCGAGGAGGACAACTGGGAGTGGCACACCTTCGACACCGTCAAGGGCGGTGACTACCTCGTCGACCAGGACGCCGCCGAGGTCATGTGCAAGGAGGCCATCGACGCGGTCCTCGACCTGGAGAAGATGGGCCTGCCCTTCAACCGCACGCCCGAGGGCCGCATCGACCAGCGCCGCTTCGGCGGACACACCCGCAACCACGGCGAGGCCGCCGTGCGCCGCTCCTGCTACGCGGCCGACCGCACCGGCCACATGATCCTGCAGACCCTCTACCAGCAGTGCGTCAAGCACGAGGTGGAGTTCTTCAACGAGTTCTACGTCCTGGACCTGCTGCTCACCGACGTCGACGGCGTGCGCACCACCGCCGGCGTGGTCGCCTACGAGCTCGCCACGGGCGACGTGCACGTCTTCCGGGCCACGTCCGTGGTGCTGGCCACCGGCGGCGCGGGCAAGGTCTACAAGACCACCTCCAACGCGCACACCCTCACGGGCGACGGCATGGGCATCGCCTACCGGCGCGGCCTGCCGCTGGAGGACATGGAGTTCTTCCAGTTCCACCCCACGGGCCTGGCCGGCCTGGGGATCCTGCTCTCCGAGGCCGCCCGCGGCGAGGGCGGGATCCTGCGCAACGGCGACGGCGAGCGCTTCATGGAGCGCTACGCGCCGACGATCAAGGACCTCGCGCCGCGCGACATCGTCGCCCGCTCGATGGCCAACGAGGTGCGCGAGGGGCGCGGCGCCGGCCCCGACAAGGACTACGTGCTGCTGGACCTCACGCACCTCGAGCCCGCGCACATCGACGCCAAGCTGCCGGACATCACCGAGTTCGCGCGCACCTACCTCGGCGTCGAGCCGTACACCGACCCGGTACCGGTCTACCCGACCGCCCACTACGCCATGGGCGGGGTGCCGACGACGGTGACGGCGGAGGTCCTCGCCGACAACGAGACCGTCGTGCCGGGCCTGTACGCCGCCGGGGAGGTCGCGTGCGTGAGCGTGCACGGCTCGAACCGCCTGGGCACCAACTCCCTGCTCGACATCAACGTCTTCGGCAAGCGGGCGGGCGTCGCGGCCGCCGACCACGCCCTGCGCAGCACCACGCCGGAGCTGCCCGAGGCCCCGGAGGCCCTCGTCGTCGACATGGTCGAGGGCATGCGCTCGTCCACCGGCAGCGAGCGCGTGTCCGTGCTGCGGCGCGAGCTGCAGGAGACCATGGACCTCAACGCCCAGGTCTTCCGCACCGAGGTCACCCTCAAGCAGGCCCTGGCCGACGTGCAGGGGCTGCGCGAGCGCTACGCGCGCGTGTCCGTGCAGGACAAGGGCCGCCGCTACAACACCGACCTCCTCGAGGCGATCGAGCTGGGCTTCCTGCTCGAGCTCGCCGAGGTGATCGTCGCGGGCGCGCTGGAGCGCAAGGAGTCCCGCGGCGGGCACTTCCGCGAGGACCACCCCCACCGCGACGACGTGAACCACATGCGGCACACGATGGCCTACCGGACGGTGGACGCCGGCGGGCGCGAGGGCGTCCGCCTGGACACCAAGCCGGTCGTCACCACCCGCTACCAGCCGATGGAGCGCAAGTACTGA
- a CDS encoding succinate dehydrogenase iron-sulfur subunit: MPADKPATPPGVPSFDVTIRVRRYDPEQDQAPHWVDYTVTAHGTDRLLDALHKIKWDLDGSLTFRRSCAHGVCGSDAMRINGRNRLACKALLKDLDPSKPILVEPIKGLPVEKDLVVDMEPFFQSYREIMPFLITSGHEPTRERLQSAQDRERFDDTTKCILCAACTSSCPVFWTDGQYFGPAAIVNAHRFIFDSRDEGADLRLEVLNDREGVWRCRTTFNCSEACPRGIQVTKAIAEVKQALLTRKL; encoded by the coding sequence ATGCCCGCCGACAAGCCCGCCACCCCCCCGGGCGTGCCGTCCTTCGACGTCACCATCCGGGTGCGCCGCTACGACCCGGAGCAGGACCAGGCGCCGCACTGGGTCGACTACACCGTCACGGCGCACGGCACCGACCGGCTGCTCGACGCCCTGCACAAGATCAAGTGGGACCTGGACGGGTCCCTGACCTTCCGCCGCTCCTGCGCGCACGGGGTCTGCGGCTCCGACGCCATGCGCATCAACGGCCGCAACCGGCTGGCGTGCAAGGCGCTGCTGAAGGACCTCGACCCGTCCAAGCCGATCCTCGTCGAGCCCATCAAGGGCCTGCCGGTGGAGAAGGACCTCGTGGTGGACATGGAGCCGTTCTTCCAGTCCTACCGCGAGATCATGCCCTTCCTCATCACCTCCGGGCACGAGCCGACCCGCGAGCGCCTGCAGTCGGCGCAGGACCGCGAGCGCTTCGACGACACCACCAAGTGCATCCTGTGCGCCGCGTGCACCAGCTCGTGCCCGGTGTTCTGGACCGACGGGCAGTACTTCGGCCCGGCGGCGATCGTCAACGCGCACCGGTTCATCTTCGACAGCCGCGACGAGGGCGCCGACCTGCGCCTGGAGGTCCTCAACGACCGCGAGGGCGTGTGGCGCTGCCGCACCACCTTCAACTGCTCGGAGGCCTGCCCGCGCGGGATCCAGGTGACGAAGGCGATCGCCGAGGTCAAGCAGGCGCTGCTGACGCGCAAGCTCTGA
- a CDS encoding YihY/virulence factor BrkB family protein — translation MARLASLLHRLAISHPGRAVAHYAAHRGTVLAGGLAYVALFSLVSSVIAAFTVVGLVVGQDFLLRDQVVAAIDTQVPGLLRTEQDPQGVLGVEDLFRRDLLSSTGALFFVTALVSGLGWVGALRDGVRAMFGVPQLDVGVLARRLRDLRGLLTFGVVLLASAVLSVTVNAFGGWLLRLVGLEGGPAGAALLRVLSVLAVLVVDTTIFVVVLRGLSGVPLPWREVRTAALVGAVGLGALKLFGGILLRAITTNSSNPVLATSAVLVGLLLWMNVVSRVVLFAAAWAATSPGVVAVVTAREAQPVLGPEVGPVAAVGAAVLSGAALPAGADLPAGVVLPAGGRGRAGTGAVLAAGALLGAGAALSARTATEVLRTRSRRRAGA, via the coding sequence GTGGCCCGGCTCGCCTCCCTCCTGCACCGCCTGGCGATCAGCCACCCCGGCCGCGCGGTGGCGCACTACGCGGCGCACCGCGGCACCGTGCTCGCCGGCGGCCTCGCCTACGTGGCGCTGTTCTCCCTCGTCTCCTCCGTCATCGCCGCCTTCACGGTGGTCGGGCTCGTGGTCGGGCAGGACTTCCTCCTGCGCGACCAGGTGGTGGCGGCGATCGACACGCAGGTGCCCGGGCTGCTGCGCACGGAGCAGGACCCGCAGGGCGTCCTGGGGGTCGAGGACCTGTTCCGGCGCGACCTGCTCAGCAGCACCGGCGCCCTGTTCTTCGTCACGGCCCTGGTCTCCGGGCTGGGCTGGGTCGGGGCGCTGCGCGACGGGGTGCGGGCGATGTTCGGCGTCCCCCAGCTGGACGTCGGCGTCCTGGCCCGGCGGCTGAGGGACCTGCGGGGCCTGCTCACCTTCGGCGTGGTCCTGCTCGCCTCGGCCGTGCTGTCCGTGACCGTCAACGCCTTCGGGGGCTGGCTGCTGCGCCTGGTCGGCCTCGAGGGCGGCCCGGCGGGCGCCGCGCTGCTGCGGGTCCTCAGCGTGCTCGCGGTGCTCGTCGTCGACACGACGATCTTCGTCGTCGTCCTGCGCGGCCTGTCGGGGGTGCCCCTGCCGTGGCGGGAGGTGCGCACCGCCGCCCTGGTGGGCGCCGTCGGGCTCGGGGCGCTCAAGCTCTTCGGCGGGATCCTCCTGCGCGCCATCACCACGAACAGCAGCAACCCGGTCCTCGCCACGTCCGCCGTGCTCGTCGGCCTGCTGCTGTGGATGAACGTCGTCTCGCGCGTGGTGCTGTTCGCCGCCGCCTGGGCCGCGACCTCGCCCGGCGTCGTCGCCGTCGTCACCGCCCGGGAGGCGCAGCCCGTCCTCGGGCCCGAGGTCGGGCCGGTCGCCGCGGTCGGCGCGGCGGTGCTCAGCGGCGCTGCGCTGCCCGCCGGTGCCGACCTCCCGGCCGGTGTCGTCCTGCCCGCCGGGGGACGGGGACGCGCCGGCACGGGAGCGGTCCTGGCCGCCGGCGCGCTGCTGGGGGCCGGGGCGGCGCTGAGCGCGAGGACGGCGACCGAGGTCCTGCGGACCCGCTCCCGACGGCGCGCCGGCGCCTGA
- a CDS encoding 2'-5' RNA ligase family protein has protein sequence MSTDEVTIGVAIPVPAPHAEELQRWRADFGDPLAWAIPAHVTLVPPTGVDAGSLDAVREHLATCAARTRPFRMSLSGTSSFRPVSPVVFVRVGDGAGECELLERCVRTGPLDGRRRFPYHPHVTVAHEVDDESLDRAAKTLCDYEADFPVSAMTLYAHGPDGVWRPVTEFLLGAG, from the coding sequence GTGTCGACCGACGAGGTCACCATCGGCGTGGCGATCCCCGTGCCCGCCCCGCACGCCGAGGAGCTGCAGCGGTGGCGCGCCGACTTCGGCGACCCGCTGGCCTGGGCGATCCCCGCGCACGTGACGCTCGTGCCCCCGACCGGGGTGGACGCCGGCTCGCTCGACGCGGTGCGCGAGCACCTGGCGACGTGCGCCGCCCGCACGCGCCCGTTCCGGATGAGCCTGAGCGGCACCAGCAGCTTCCGCCCGGTCTCCCCGGTCGTCTTCGTGCGGGTCGGGGACGGCGCGGGGGAGTGCGAGCTGCTGGAGCGGTGCGTGCGCACCGGTCCGCTGGACGGCCGCCGGCGCTTCCCGTACCACCCCCACGTCACCGTCGCCCACGAGGTGGACGACGAGTCCCTGGACCGCGCCGCCAAGACGCTCTGCGACTACGAGGCGGACTTCCCCGTCTCGGCCATGACGCTGTACGCCCACGGCCCGGACGGCGTGTGGCGGCCGGTCACCGAGTTCCTCCTCGGCGCCGGCTGA
- the trpS gene encoding tryptophan--tRNA ligase, producing the protein MPARLLSGMQPTAGSLHLGNHLGALANWVRLQQDHEVRCFVADLHALTVTPDPAVLRERTRRVVAQYLAAGIDPERSTVFVQSHLPQPPQLAWVLSCLAGFGEASRMTQFKDKSARSGAGGASVGLFTYPLLQAADILLQDADGVPVGEDQRQHLELTRDLAQRFNARYGRALVVPEALVVPATAKIADLQDPTAKMSKSAASQSGVLHLLDDPAVNAKKIRSAVTDTGREVVFDPVAKPGVSNLLTIRSALSGVPVQQLEEDFAGRGYGDLKKDVAEVVTEVLGGLRQRALDLLADPAELDAVMARGAERAGRCAADVLARVHERVGLLPARR; encoded by the coding sequence GTGCCAGCTCGCCTCCTCTCCGGCATGCAGCCGACCGCTGGTTCCCTGCACCTGGGGAACCACCTGGGGGCGCTGGCGAACTGGGTGCGGCTGCAGCAGGACCACGAGGTGCGCTGCTTCGTCGCGGACCTGCACGCCCTGACGGTCACCCCCGACCCCGCCGTGCTGCGCGAGCGCACCCGGCGCGTCGTGGCGCAGTACCTGGCCGCGGGCATCGACCCCGAGCGCTCCACCGTCTTCGTCCAGAGCCACCTGCCCCAGCCGCCGCAGCTGGCGTGGGTGCTCTCCTGCCTGGCCGGCTTCGGCGAGGCCAGCCGGATGACGCAGTTCAAGGACAAGTCCGCGCGCTCGGGCGCCGGCGGCGCCTCCGTGGGCCTGTTCACCTACCCCCTGCTGCAGGCGGCCGACATCCTGCTGCAGGACGCCGACGGCGTGCCCGTCGGCGAGGACCAGCGCCAGCACCTCGAGCTCACGCGCGACCTCGCGCAGCGCTTCAACGCCCGCTACGGCCGGGCGCTCGTGGTCCCCGAGGCGCTCGTCGTCCCGGCGACCGCGAAGATCGCCGACCTGCAGGACCCCACGGCCAAGATGTCCAAGAGCGCCGCCTCGCAGTCCGGCGTCCTCCACCTCCTCGACGACCCGGCCGTGAACGCCAAGAAGATCCGCTCCGCCGTCACCGACACCGGCCGCGAGGTGGTCTTCGACCCGGTCGCCAAGCCCGGGGTGTCCAACCTGCTGACCATCCGCTCGGCCCTGTCCGGCGTGCCGGTGCAGCAGCTGGAGGAGGACTTCGCCGGCCGCGGCTACGGGGACCTGAAGAAGGACGTCGCCGAGGTCGTCACGGAGGTCCTCGGCGGGCTGCGCCAGCGCGCGCTGGACCTGCTCGCCGACCCCGCGGAGCTCGACGCGGTGATGGCCCGGGGCGCCGAGCGCGCCGGTCGGTGCGCGGCCGACGTGCTGGCGCGCGTCCACGAGCGGGTGGGCCTGCTGCCCGCGAGGCGCTGA
- the galT gene encoding galactose-1-phosphate uridylyltransferase, with translation MADGRQLLYFDDSEPYASGAATRELRDTRDLPPVASTSTMRYDVLTGEWVALAAHRMTRTFMPPADLCPLCPARPGRPAGEVPAGDYDVVVFENRFPSYAGAGTELAREPAGLVDGEALWPVRPAVGRTEVVCFTADHDATFADLPVERVRTVVEAWADRTAELSALDGVGQVFPFENRGVEIGVTLQHPHGQIYAYPTATPRTAALLRQAEAHRRATGGSLLRDVLDAERRAGTRVVLSGEAWTAYVPAAARWPVEVHLAPHRDVPDLAALDGAERDELAVVYSELLARLDRCFEGVQRLPYISGWHQAPVGEGRELGRLHLQAFSVMRSPGRLKYLAGSESGMGAWVNDTTPERIADRLREVAS, from the coding sequence ATGGCGGACGGGCGCCAGCTGCTGTACTTCGACGACTCCGAGCCGTACGCCTCCGGCGCCGCCACGCGCGAGCTGCGCGACACCCGCGACCTGCCGCCGGTGGCCAGCACCTCGACCATGCGCTACGACGTCCTCACCGGCGAGTGGGTGGCCCTGGCCGCGCACCGCATGACCCGCACGTTCATGCCGCCGGCGGACCTGTGCCCGCTGTGCCCGGCGCGACCGGGCCGCCCGGCCGGGGAGGTCCCCGCCGGCGACTACGACGTCGTGGTCTTCGAGAACCGCTTCCCCTCCTACGCCGGCGCCGGCACCGAGCTGGCCCGCGAGCCCGCCGGGCTCGTCGACGGGGAGGCGCTGTGGCCGGTGCGCCCGGCCGTCGGGCGCACCGAGGTGGTCTGCTTCACCGCCGACCACGACGCCACCTTCGCCGACCTGCCGGTGGAGCGGGTGCGCACCGTCGTCGAGGCGTGGGCCGACCGCACCGCCGAGCTGTCCGCGCTGGACGGCGTGGGGCAGGTCTTCCCGTTCGAGAACCGCGGCGTGGAGATCGGCGTGACGCTGCAGCACCCGCACGGGCAGATCTACGCCTATCCCACCGCGACGCCGCGCACCGCCGCGCTGCTGCGCCAGGCCGAGGCCCACCGGCGCGCCACCGGCGGGAGCCTGCTGCGCGACGTCCTCGACGCCGAGCGCCGCGCCGGCACCCGCGTGGTGCTCTCCGGGGAGGCCTGGACGGCGTACGTGCCGGCCGCCGCCCGGTGGCCGGTGGAGGTGCACCTGGCCCCGCACCGGGACGTGCCCGACCTCGCCGCCCTCGACGGCGCCGAGCGCGACGAGCTGGCGGTGGTCTACTCCGAGCTGCTGGCCCGCCTCGACCGCTGCTTCGAGGGGGTGCAGCGGCTGCCGTACATCTCCGGCTGGCACCAGGCGCCGGTCGGGGAGGGCCGCGAGCTGGGCCGCCTGCACCTGCAGGCGTTCTCGGTCATGCGCTCCCCCGGCCGCCTGAAGTACCTGGCCGGCTCGGAGTCCGGCATGGGCGCGTGGGTCAACGACACCACGCCCGAGCGGATCGCCGACCGGCTGCGGGAGGTGGCCTCGTGA
- the galK gene encoding galactokinase, translated as MNPAAHASPTWLPARDPAEAARAVAAAFSEAFGGGGGGGSSDDSSGGGGGPDGVWAAPGRVNLIGEHLDYNGGPVLPLALPHRTVVAVRVREDDAVRLVSASALGEDAARWEGRLPDVGPGSPSGWAAYAAGVLWALREAGHDVPGVDVAVDSAVPIGAGLSSSAALECAVAVALADALGLPTDDAGRAALAAACVRAENEVAGAPTGGMDQAASLRCTPGQAILLDTRDSSVQQVPLDLAPAGLALLVVDTRASHSHSTGGYGDRRAESARAAQALGVEHLAAVADLDDALRRLGGAGTDPDAAEVLRRRTRHVVTETARVREAVALLREERYEAVAPLLSASHASMRDDYEISSPELDTACEAAEAAGALGARMTGGGFGGSAVALVRADDAGRVAAAVHEAAARAGHPQPAFLLAVPSAGAARVA; from the coding sequence GTGAACCCCGCCGCGCACGCCTCCCCGACCTGGCTGCCCGCGCGCGACCCGGCCGAGGCGGCGCGCGCGGTGGCGGCCGCGTTCTCCGAGGCCTTCGGCGGCGGCGGCGGCGGCGGCAGCAGCGACGACAGCAGCGGCGGCGGCGGCGGGCCGGACGGCGTGTGGGCCGCGCCGGGGCGCGTGAACCTCATCGGCGAGCACCTGGACTACAACGGCGGCCCGGTGCTGCCCCTGGCGCTGCCGCACCGCACGGTCGTCGCGGTGCGCGTGCGCGAGGACGACGCGGTGCGGCTGGTCTCCGCGTCCGCCCTCGGGGAGGACGCGGCCCGCTGGGAGGGCCGCCTGCCCGACGTGGGGCCGGGGTCGCCGTCCGGCTGGGCCGCGTACGCGGCCGGGGTGCTGTGGGCGCTGCGCGAGGCGGGCCACGACGTGCCGGGCGTCGACGTCGCGGTCGACTCCGCCGTGCCGATCGGCGCGGGCCTGTCCAGCTCCGCGGCGCTGGAGTGCGCCGTCGCGGTGGCCCTCGCCGACGCCCTCGGCCTGCCGACCGACGACGCGGGCCGGGCCGCGCTGGCCGCCGCGTGCGTGCGGGCGGAGAACGAGGTCGCCGGGGCCCCGACCGGCGGCATGGACCAGGCGGCGTCGCTGCGCTGCACGCCCGGGCAGGCGATCCTGCTCGACACCCGGGACTCCTCGGTGCAGCAGGTGCCCCTCGACCTCGCCCCCGCCGGCCTGGCGCTGCTGGTCGTGGACACCCGCGCCTCGCACTCGCACAGCACCGGCGGGTACGGGGACCGGCGCGCCGAGAGCGCCCGGGCCGCGCAGGCGCTCGGCGTCGAGCACCTGGCGGCCGTGGCCGACCTCGACGACGCCCTGCGGCGGCTGGGCGGCGCGGGCACCGACCCCGACGCCGCGGAGGTGCTGCGCCGGCGCACGCGCCACGTCGTCACGGAGACGGCGCGGGTGCGCGAGGCCGTCGCGCTGCTGCGCGAGGAGCGGTACGAGGCGGTGGCGCCGCTGCTCAGCGCCTCGCACGCCTCCATGCGCGACGACTACGAGATCTCCAGCCCGGAGCTGGACACCGCCTGCGAGGCGGCCGAGGCCGCCGGCGCGCTCGGGGCGCGGATGACGGGCGGCGGGTTCGGCGGCTCCGCCGTCGCGCTCGTGCGCGCGGACGACGCCGGGCGCGTCGCCGCCGCCGTGCACGAGGCGGCCGCGCGGGCCGGGCACCCGCAGCCGGCGTTCCTCCTCGCCGTCCCGAGCGCGGGAGCGGCCCGGGTCGCCTGA
- a CDS encoding permease has translation MSTPLLPAPTGRAPARRTLLGAGVVALVAAAGLAWAKWLPYSARTADLLADPVWPGSSLLQAGADAGTGALARAWTFTATYTASVWKALLVALVVAACVQVLLPRRWLLRVLARRTALGSSAAGGLLALPGMMCTCCTAPLAVTMRRAGVPTSAAVAFWLGNPVLNPAVLVFLALLTPWPWVAVRAGLGLLLVVGVAAVVGRVADRRAAAPAAAEQEVAAAAREVAQAEPPLRELPGRLARAFARLAVVLVPEYLLLVFVVGLVGAPLGQLLGTGGALAVLLAAAAGAVVVLPTGGEIPVVLALAAAGAGAGVLGALLIALPALSLPSALMVGRALGWRVTGAVCASTVAVAVVAGGALAVLS, from the coding sequence ATGAGCACGCCCCTCCTGCCCGCGCCGACCGGCCGGGCCCCGGCGCGGCGCACGCTGCTCGGCGCCGGCGTCGTCGCCCTCGTCGCCGCCGCCGGGCTCGCGTGGGCCAAGTGGCTGCCCTACTCGGCGCGGACGGCGGACCTGCTGGCCGACCCGGTCTGGCCCGGCTCCTCCCTCCTGCAGGCCGGCGCGGACGCCGGCACGGGCGCGCTCGCGCGGGCGTGGACGTTCACCGCGACGTACACCGCCTCGGTGTGGAAGGCCCTGCTCGTGGCCCTCGTCGTGGCCGCGTGCGTGCAGGTGCTGCTGCCGCGGCGCTGGCTGCTGCGCGTGCTGGCCCGGCGCACCGCCCTGGGCTCCTCGGCCGCGGGTGGGCTGCTGGCGCTGCCGGGGATGATGTGCACCTGCTGCACCGCGCCGCTGGCCGTCACCATGCGCCGGGCGGGGGTGCCGACGTCCGCCGCCGTCGCCTTCTGGCTCGGCAACCCGGTGCTCAACCCCGCCGTGCTCGTCTTCCTCGCGCTGCTGACCCCGTGGCCGTGGGTCGCCGTGCGCGCCGGGCTGGGGCTGCTCCTGGTGGTCGGGGTCGCGGCCGTCGTGGGCCGGGTCGCCGACCGCCGCGCCGCCGCGCCGGCCGCCGCCGAGCAGGAGGTCGCGGCCGCGGCCCGCGAGGTCGCGCAGGCCGAGCCGCCCCTGCGGGAGCTGCCGGGCCGCCTCGCCCGCGCGTTCGCGCGCCTGGCCGTCGTGCTGGTGCCCGAGTACCTGCTGCTGGTGTTCGTGGTCGGCCTGGTCGGCGCCCCGCTCGGGCAGCTGCTGGGCACCGGCGGTGCGCTCGCGGTGCTCCTCGCCGCCGCCGCGGGCGCCGTGGTGGTGCTCCCCACGGGCGGGGAGATCCCCGTCGTCCTCGCCCTGGCCGCGGCCGGCGCCGGGGCCGGGGTGCTGGGCGCGCTGCTCATCGCGCTGCCGGCGCTGAGCCTGCCGTCGGCGCTCATGGTCGGCAGGGCGCTGGGCTGGCGCGTGACCGGCGCCGTGTGCGCGAGCACGGTGGCGGTCGCCGTGGTCGCGGGCGGCGCGCTCGCCGTCCTGTCCTGA
- a CDS encoding osmoprotectant NAGGN system M42 family peptidase has protein sequence MDSRTPRPREAPALAALPIDADYLRSTMVDLLRVPSPSGRTDAVMQLIGNLITELGVPFTLTRRGLLRARVTGRSETVRRAVVVHADTIGCMVKRLKDDGRLEVVPVGSHSARFSEGAHVTILTDDPVRVYTGTVLPLLSSGHTYGDEIDTQGVGWHQVEVRVDEPVASATDLTALGIQVGDFVALDADPRITPSGYVKSRHLDDKAGLAACLAALKAVTESSADLPVAAELLVTIGEEVGFGATHGFDPEIAELVAVDNAVVAEGQQSLETTANVGMMDMTGPFDYHLSRRLLRLADGAGIPVRRDVYRHYRSDAAPALEAGVEARAALLGVGVESSHGHERTHLDGLLALARLLTVYLQSDLTFAEWDRRPEGPLDDFPSDSVQPAPREVVHPHA, from the coding sequence GTGGACTCCCGCACCCCCCGGCCTCGCGAGGCCCCGGCGCTGGCCGCCCTGCCGATCGACGCCGACTACCTGCGCAGCACGATGGTGGACCTGCTGCGCGTGCCCAGCCCGTCGGGGCGCACCGACGCGGTCATGCAGCTGATCGGCAACCTCATCACCGAGCTCGGGGTCCCCTTCACCCTCACCCGCCGGGGTCTGCTGCGCGCGCGCGTCACCGGGCGCTCGGAGACGGTGCGGCGCGCCGTCGTCGTGCACGCGGACACGATCGGCTGCATGGTCAAGCGCCTCAAGGACGACGGGCGCCTGGAGGTCGTGCCGGTCGGCAGCCACAGCGCCCGCTTCTCCGAGGGCGCGCACGTGACGATCCTCACCGACGACCCGGTGCGCGTGTACACGGGCACGGTGCTGCCGCTGCTGAGCAGCGGGCACACCTACGGCGACGAGATCGACACCCAGGGGGTCGGCTGGCACCAGGTGGAGGTGCGCGTCGACGAGCCGGTCGCCTCCGCCACCGACCTGACCGCCCTCGGCATCCAGGTCGGGGACTTCGTGGCGCTCGACGCCGACCCGCGCATCACGCCCAGCGGGTACGTCAAGAGCCGGCACCTGGACGACAAGGCCGGGCTGGCGGCGTGCCTGGCGGCGCTGAAGGCCGTCACCGAGAGCAGCGCCGACCTGCCGGTGGCGGCGGAGCTGCTCGTGACGATCGGCGAGGAGGTCGGCTTCGGCGCCACCCACGGCTTCGACCCCGAGATCGCCGAGCTCGTCGCCGTCGACAACGCCGTGGTCGCCGAGGGCCAGCAGTCCCTGGAGACCACCGCCAACGTCGGCATGATGGACATGACCGGCCCCTTCGACTACCACCTGTCGCGGCGGCTGCTGCGCCTCGCGGACGGCGCGGGGATCCCGGTGCGCCGCGACGTCTACCGGCACTACCGCTCCGACGCCGCCCCCGCGCTGGAGGCCGGGGTGGAGGCCCGCGCGGCGCTGCTCGGGGTCGGCGTGGAGTCCAGCCACGGGCACGAGCGCACCCACCTCGACGGCCTGCTGGCGCTCGCGCGGCTGCTGACCGTGTACCTGCAGTCCGACCTGACCTTCGCCGAGTGGGACCGCCGCCCCGAAGGTCCCCTCGACGACTTCCCGAGCGACAGCGTCCAGCCGGCGCCGCGCGAGGTGGTGCACCCGCACGCCTGA